In one window of Solanum pennellii chromosome 2, SPENNV200 DNA:
- the LOC107009336 gene encoding zinc transporter 8-like gives MNKLVTFSLLFLFFFPALVSSECTCDEDADDRNRTEASKYKLVAAASILIAGATGISIPSLGKIIPAFRPENNVFNLIKAFAAGVILATGFVHILPDAFESLSSPCLPEKPWGDFPFAGLIAMISAIGTMIVDLLATSFYRKVNITKQKPVNSDEEKEGRQLVHVHTHSTHGHAHASVMLSPSEGTDELPSDLDLSRLRVISQVLELGILVHSVIIGVSLGASESPKTIKPLVAALTFHQLFEGMGLGGCIAEAKFKIKKAALMAIFFSLTTPIGIAIGFGISTVYRETSPTALMVEGIFNSAAAGILIYMALVDLLAADFMSSKMQDSPKLLVGANIFLLFGVGCMSLLAKWA, from the exons ATGAATAAACTTGttactttttctcttctctttttgttcttttttcccGCTTTAGTTTCTTCAGAATGTACTTGCGATGAAGATGCCGATGATCGGAACAGAACCGAAGCGTCGAAGTATAAATTGGTAGCAGCCGCTTCGATTTTAATTGCTGGCGCTACAGGCATATCGATTCCAAGTCTGGGTAAGATAATCCCAGCTTTTCGCCCTGAAAACAATGTTTTTAATCTAATTAAGGCTTTTGCCGCCGGAGTGATTTTGGCTACCGGATTTGTTCATATACTACCGGATGCATTCGAGAGCTTGTCTAGCCCTTGTCTTCCGGAAAAACCATGGGGAGATTTTCCCTTTGCTGGACTTATTGCTATGATTTCTGCTATTGGGACGATGATAGTGGATTTATTGGCGACGAGTTTTTATAGGAAAGTGAACATTACGAAGCAAAAGCCTGTAAATAGTGACGAAGAAAAAGAGGGTCGACAGCTTGTACATGTGCATACGCATTCAACTCATGGACATGCTCATGCCTCTGTTATGTTGTCGCCATCGGAGGGTACCGATGAATTACCCTCCGATTTGGATTTATCTCGTCTGAGAGTTATCTCACAGGTATTGGAATTGGGAATTTTGGTGCATTCAGTAATAATTGGTGTATCTTTGGGTGCCTCAGAATCTCCCAAAACTATTAAGCCTCTTGTAGCTGCATTAACTTTTCATCAGCTCTTTGAAGGCATGGGTTTAGGTGGCTGCATTGCTGAG GCgaaatttaagattaaaaaagcTGCATTGATGGCAATTTTCTTCTCCCTAACAACACCAATTGGAATTGCAATTGGTTTTGGAATATCAACAGTGTATAGAGAAACAAGTCCAACTGCACTCATGGTTGAAGGAATTTTCAATTCTGCTGCTGCTGGGATTTTGATTTACATGGCTTTAGTGGATTTACTTGCAGCAGATTTTATGAGCAGTAAAATGCAAGATAGTCCTAAACTTTTAGTGGGAGCTaatatatttcttctttttgggGTAGGTTGTATGTCACTTTTGGCTAAGTGGGCCTAA